TAGAAGCTGGGGCAGATTTAAGCGCAATCAGTATGCATAAAACCGCTGGTTCGTTAACTCAAAGTTCTGCTCTTCTTTTAAACAGCAATATTATATCCCGCGACAGGGTCAGGCAGGTTTTAAATCTTACATATACCTCAAGTGCATCATATCTGTTAATGTGTTCACTGGATGCGGCAAGAAAGCAAATGGTTATGAGAGGAAAAGAGCTTCTGGAAAATGCTCTGCAACTTGCAAGATGGTCTAGAAACCAGCTTAACAATATTGAGGGAATATATGCTTTTGGCAAAGAAATTACAGGCACCCCAGGGTGTTTTGATTTTGATGAAACAAAATTAGGGATTAATGTACGTAATCTTGGTTACACAGGCTACCAAATAGAATCTATTTTAAGAAAACAATATAACATACAGGTGGAAATGTCTGACTTATATAATATTCTGGCTTTGATCACAATAGGAGACAGAAAGGAAGATGTAGAAGCTTTAGTGAATGCTTTCAAAGATATATCATTAAAATCAAAAATCAAAGAACTCAAAAATTCTACTATTATACCTCCAAACCCAGAAATGATAGTTTCACCTCGTGATGCTTTCTACAGCAATAAAAAGGTAGTCAGCTTGGAAGCGGCCGAAGGTGAAATTGCAGGAGAAATGATTATGGCATATCCGCCAGGAATACCTGTAATATGCCTTGGAGAAAGAATTACTAAGGATATAATAGACTATATTAAAATATTAAAGGAAGAAAAGTGCCAGCTTCAGGGTACTGCGGATCCCTTTGTAGAACATATTAGTGTCCTGGGTACCAAGGAAGGGGATTTAAATAATCATAATAATGCCAAGAATGACCAATACAGCACCCATTAGTCTGATAAATGTTATTTTCTCTCCCAGAAATATGGCAGCAAAAACCAGAGTTACAAGTGGGGAACTAGACATGATAATTGTAACCAGGGACACTTCTCCCCTTTTCACTGCTGCAAAATAGGCCAAATCACCTATTAGTGTGGCAAGGACTGCCTCAATGGCAATACAAAGCCATCCATTTATATTTATATTTTTGATATCTGGGAAATTTCCGCTAAAGGTACTCCATATCAATATCACGCATGCAGCGAACAAAGTTCTGATTGTTAAACCCGTTACCGAATTTACATTTCTTAATGCAAGCTTTGCAAATATTGGTGCAATTCCCCAGCATACCATTCCAAATAATGCCAATAGGAATACCATAACTTTTTTTCTCCAAATTGACTTTTTAAAAAATTTATTCATAAGCAATAATGTGTTGTCTTATTTCCTATAACATGAAATTATGCCTTATATTAACTATTTAGTACTAATTCATTAAAATTAACGGAAAATGTTTTTCTTTATGTAATGATTTGATATGCGATGAAATGCTTTTCATATGCAATAAACTTTTTCATTTGCAATAAAATAATGTCTGAATAAAGGAAATGATTAATGGTATTTAATGATAGCATTAAATAAACTGCTTATACAAATAATAATTAAAGCTCATAAATGCAATTTGTTTTTAATTTATTTACTACTATATGACAATAATCATTCAATATCAGGGGGTTTTTATATTGAATTGTAATGGGAAAATACGTTACTTATTTTTTATAGCATATTTATTATGCTTTTTTGTATTGTCAGGTTTTAAAAGCAAAATCTGTTACAATTACATTATTGAAAATAATGAGGAGCCCTATTATTATGAGGAAAATACTCCTGAATTTGAGGAACCTCTTGTTTCTGGTCCAATAAAGGACTTACCCTGGGATGAAAATGAATCTTTTTTAAATTCTTTAGAACAAAATAATACACCAATATTAATGGCTGCTTACAGAACAGTTCTTAAAAATCCTCTTCCAGGGGAAGAATATAATGTCCACCTGGCCGCCAGCTTGTTATGCGGAACAATAATAAAGCCAGGAGAAGTTTTTTCTCAGAATCAGCTCCTTGGCCCTTATACGAAAGAAAAAGGTTATAGGGAAGGGCCTACTTATATTGGTTCTCAACTGACAACAACTGTAGGCGGAGGAGTGTGTAAAATATCATCTACACTCTATAATGTGGCAATTCTCTGTAATCTTGAAATAGTCCAGCGGTACAACCATAGTATGCCTGTACCCTATGTACCTTATGGTCAGGATGCCACTGTAGCATATGGTGTAAAAGACTTAAAAATCAGGAATAATACGGACTTCCCCATCATGATCTGGGCTGAAGGTATTGGGGAAATCCTTTATATTGCTTTCTACGGATCTCAGGAACCTCCGGAAGTAAAGTGGCATCATGAATTTCTTGCAACTGAAAAAGCACCTTATATATATAAAATTAATCCTGCACTGGCAGAAGGAGAACAAAACGTACTACTTGAAGGGATGAATGGAGCAACGGTAAAGTCATGGGTTACTATTCATTACAGTGATGGCAGGGTTGTTACAAGACAATTAGGTATAAGCCATTATTTACCTATGCCCCATATTATTGAAAGAAATAAATAAATATAATGTAATGTTCATAAATAATAAACTGGGTTATTCTGCTAATGGAAAAGAAATAAAAAATAATATAATCAAATAATAATTCATAATAATAAATTGAATACGCTAAAAAATACTTAGTATATATTCTGAATAAAGATAATAGAGTATAAAAAGTAATCTTTATTATCTTAATCGGGTTATTTTACATGAAAAAATCTTTTAGGTTATTTCTCTTAGCTTACAGTTTATCTAATTTTGGAGATACTCTTAGAGTTGTAGCTGTAACCATTCTCATTTTTAATATAACAGGATCCGGCTTGTCTGCAGGTCTCTCAGTATTTTATTCATTGATACCGGGTATTATGTTGTCAAGATTTGCAGGAAAGCTGGGAGATATATTCCATCCAAAATACGTTTTGGTGATTGTAGAACTTATTAGGAGTATTGTGGTAATACTTTTTATTTCATTTAATGATATTTCGGTGATTTTTATATTACTGGTCATTCTTGCAACTCTGGATGTAATATATAATCCATCTTTTAGAAAAATTTGCGTAAACCTTGCAGGAAAAGATAAAGTGCTAAGAGGCAATTCCCTTCTAAGTGGCGTTTCAGGGCTCACAAATATTCTAGGCTCATTGCTTTCAGTAATTATTATAAGCACTTGTGGCTCAGACTGTATTTTTTTAATAAATAGTATTTTACATGCTTTGTCTGCAGCAATTATCATACTCCTTAATACAGGTCCAGCCTATGGATACAGAACTCACTATAAGCTTATTCAAAGAGACAATAAACTTTTTCATAGTATGAATAAAAAGGGAATCATGCAAAAAATAGCATTTGGGAATATTTTAGAATCTTTAGGGAATTGTAGTAATATAAACGTAATTAAAGAGATTTTTCTGATTAATGTAATTATATCCTTTTGCATAATATCAATAAATATGGCCTTTTATCCCTTTGCCTTTGATGTGCTAAAAGTGACTGAAAAGGGATGGAGCCTGATAATGTCAATATTTTACACAGCTAACATACTGGCAATGATAATAAGTATTACTTTTACAAAAAAGATTAAGAAAATATACATGCTCTTTGTTTATGTATTTCTTTTCATTGTATCAGTAATATGGTTTACCTATAGTATACTTGATAACATTGTCATTATACTGCTTCTTCAGTTAGTTGAAGGAATATCTTTATCTTTATGCGGAATACTCTTACTGTCAAAACTTCAAATTTCAATTGAACCCCAATATTTATCCAGAATAACAGGCTTAAGTGATTATATAAATAATATGGGAAAACTTGCTGGTACAGTCTATGCATATATCATAATCAAGTATTATTCTGTAAAACATGTTTTTGTTTTTAGCTCATTTATCATACTTTCATATGTTCTATTCAAAACAGCAATATCTGGATGGTCACACTTTTACCCGGTAAAAAATAATATATATAAGGGTAAATATATTGAAGTGTATAAAAAAGTAAGAAAATATAGAAAGAATAAAATATGGATTGGAGATTAAAGTGGAAACATTAATGAGGGGTTCTACAGGCCCAAATGTTAAACTTATTCAAAGTCTTCTCAATAGAATAGGCTATAATTCAGGTCCGGTAGACGGATTTTTCGGTTCCATGACAGAGCAGGCTGTAATAAGATTTCAAAGGGATAATGACCTGGTAGCAGACGGTATAGTTGGTCCTGCCACATGGAACGTGTTTGAAAGACTCTTAAGAGGCTATGATGTATATACAATACGCAGAGGGGATACTGTATATAATATAGCCGCCAGATATTATACTACTATTAATGCAATATTAACTGCAAATCCTGGTTTAAATCCACTTAATTTATCAATAGGGCAAAGAATTATAGTCCCTTATGGAATAGATATCGTATTTACTGATATTGACTATACTTATGAAATTCTTGAGCTACAGATTCAAGGACTTCAAGTAAGATATCCCTTCCTTGAAATCGGCAGTATCGGTACCAGTGTAATGGGTAAAAATTTATATTATATTAGATTAGGCCGCGGTCCCCGAGAAGTGTCATATAATGGATCCCATCATGGTAATGAATGGATCAGTACACCCCTGTTAATGAAATTTATAGAAAATTTCTCCAAAGCCTATTCTGTTGGAGGAAATATTCGGGGATATAATATACCTAATATTTTTAACAGCAGCAGTATATACATTGTACCTATGGTAAACCCTGATGGAGTGAACATGGTAACCTATTGGCCGAATTATCCGAGCCCGGTTTATGAACAGGCGGCGCAGCTTAATAATACCGGTTTGCCGCTTCCCAGAGTGTGGAAGGCTAATATTCGTGGTGTAGATTTAAATCTTAATTATCCTGCAGAATGGGAAAGAGAGAAACAGCTTCAGCTGGAACAAGGAATCAATTCTCCAAGGCCAAGGGATTATGGAGGTGAAGCTCCTTTATCAGAACCTGAATCTCTTGCCATGTATAATTTCACAAGGAACCATAATTTTAGACTGGTTATAGCTTATCATACTCAAGGTGAAGTAATATATTGGCAATTCTTAGATCTTGCCCCACCTGAAGCATTGACAATAGCCAATATTTTTTCAAGAGCCAGCGGATATACAGTTGTAGACATTGCAGGTGAAGCAGCATATGCAGGATACAAAGACTGGTTTATCCAGGACTTTCGAAGGCCGGGATATACCATTGAGTTAGGTAGGGGGGTTAATCCCTTGCCAATTAGCCAATTTAACAGTATATATGAAAAAAACGAAGAAATCATGCTTCTTGCACCAATAATTTAGGGTATCCTTTTATCATAAAAGTGCAGGACTGTCCCTCTACCTTGTAACCTGCTCTGTAAAAGTATGAGGAATTTGTACCCAGGTAACCTTTTTCGCCAGAGCAGCTATTGCAATAGGTACATATGTAAATATAAAGAATGGGAAAGGAAACAAATATAGTATTTTTTTGTGTCTATCGCAATGAATTTGTTTCCATTCAGTAATAAGCGTTATTAATCCAAAGAATAGCAGTGATAAATATACCTTGTATATAATAGAACATGTCTCAGATAAAGCTGTAACTACAACTTCATAATGAAAATTAATTAATCCATATATTACAGCCAAAATGTTTATGGTTAATAAAACCAGCAAAAACAGAATTGCAGGAAAAACTGTTGCCAGCATGTCAAAGCATTGGAATCCTTTATCTGACCAGCATCCTCGCAAAAGTTTCATGCCATAGTTTTGTACTATCTGATAAAATCCTTTTGTCCACCTTATTCTTTGATTCCAGGATGTTTTAAGGTCAATGGGTTGTTCATCATAAAGGATGGCTTTTTCACAGTAACCAATAACTTCGCCATGCAGAACCTTATCCACTGTAAATTCAATATCTTCTGTCATTAAGTGGTATTTCCATCCTCCATCTTTTTTAATAATTTCGCTGGATACCAGAAAACCTGTCCCGGAAATTGTGCAACTGGTACGGCAAATCATTCTTGCACCATTTAAATATTTTGACTCGCGTAAAAACCACAAGGCATATCCCGCTGAAATCCAATTATAACCGTAATTTTTAGAATTTCTATAACTTGTCACAACAGAATATCCTGCATCAAACACTTTATTAATTTCTTTTACAAAATTAGCATCCAGTATATTATCTGCATCAAAAACCAGATATCCCTCATAATGATCAATGCCGTAATATTCTTTAATTTTTTTAAAGGCAAATTCTAAAGCATATCCCTTACCTATTTTTTCCTCATCATATCGTTCAAAAACAATTGCCCCATATCTACGTGCTACTTCTGCAGTATTATCTGTACAATTATCGGCAATAACGAAAATATCCAAAAGTTCCTTCGGATAATCTTGAGAATGTATACTCTTTAAAAGGTCTCCTATAACCTTGCTTTCATTCCTGGCAGGGACTACAACGGCATATTTGTGCATTTTTTGTGTTCTAAATTCCGGCATTTTCTTTAATAATCGTATGCATACAAAAACAAACTGATATGAATAAAAGCATAAAATTAAAACAGATATTAACAAGTTTAAGTATTTCAAGAATTCCGCCATGCAATTCTACCTTCCTTTGGATGTTATCAGATGACAGTATTCTTATGTTCTTATGCTTTTATTAATCAGGTTAAAGCAATTCTTTTCTAAGCTGTTCTGCAGACTTTATTGATAAATATCCAAGGGGTATATCAAATACTGTTCTGGCTCCAGTTTGTCCTTCCTTATTTAATCTATAGGCAGCTCTGGCATAAGCTACAAGCACACTTGATGTAAACTCAGGATTGCTGTCCAGTTTGAGAGAAAATTCAATAATTTGCTTATTTCTATCTCCAGTAACGCCACTGCAAATTACAAATCCCCCATGAGGCATGGAAGAATGATTCTGCTTTAATTCCTCTTCTGATATAAAGGTTACTCTTGTATCATAATCAGCAAAATAACCAGGCATGTTTTTTATTTCTTTTTCGATGGCAGCCTTATCAGCTCCCTCTTCTGCAACTACATAACAATCTCTGATATGTTTTTCTCTGGCAGATAATTCTGGATTTTCTCCATTTCTGACTCTTTCAATAGCTTCCTGGACTGGAATGGTATATTGAATTCCAGACTTTACTCCCTTTACCCGCCTTATTGCATCAGAATGTCCCTGACTCACACCTCTTCCCCAAAAAGTATATATAGAACCATGGGGTAATACTGCTTGAGATATTAATCTATTTATAGAAAACAGTCCCGGATCCCAGCCTATTGATATGATGCCAATCTTTCCTCCGGTATCTGCAGCCTGCTGTATCATGTCAAAATATTCAGGGATTCTTGAATGGTTATCGTAACTATCCACAGTATTAAATAACCTGGCAAATCTTGGCCCCTGTTCCGGTAAATCGGTAGCAGATCCTCCGCACAGAATCATAACGTCAATCTTATCCTTCATCTTTTCTGCCTCAGATATATGGAATACATTGACAGAAGGGTCTAAAGGTGTAATCTTTTCTGGATCCCTTCTTGTAAATATTGCAACAAGCTCCATATCAGGATTTTGTTTTATTGCAAGTTCTACACCTCTTCCAAGATTTCCATATCCTACAATACCAATTCGAATCATATGTTTATTGTGCTCCTTTCAAGCTATAAGTTAATTTCCCACAAAATTATTGCCTTTTTCCCTCAAAATATAATTATTATTGTTTATTGTACTAAATGAAAAATACAAATTCAATAAACTCCCTTGGATACGTCATACTCTCTCTATTGTGCATTCCTGAAAACTGATTTTACTGCCTTGAAAAATCCTATTTTATTGCCATAATTTAATGTACCCATACGGTAAATTCTAATTGCCAGGTAAGCCATAAAATACAAAGTAATCAACAATAAAATTATTGCAACAATAAGATCTGTCAAAGGCACGGTAGTCATTGTATAGCGAATAAACATAGCCATTGGCGATGTAAACGGAACAATTGATATAACTTTCATCAATAAACTGTCAGGCATGTTCAGGCTAATACTGCAAAGAAGAAATGCAGCAATAAATACAAATTGAATAGGAGTCATAGAACTGTTAACTTCTTCAACTTTACTTACTAATGCACCTACCGAAGCATATAAAAAGTAATACATGAGAGTTCCGAAAAGAGCAAATATTATGAAAACAAATATAGCTCCCAAACTCATTCCTTCCTGTATGGCTCTTATCAGAAATTCAGGGTAATTGTTCTGATTTAAGGCAATACCAAAACCTGCTGTTAAGATCATTAATAACAGCTGTCCAATGCTAACAACTGTTGAAGCCAGTACTTTGCCCCATATAAGGTTCTTTGAAGAAGTATTTGTAATAAGCAGTTCCATCGTACGGTCATTTTTTTCCCGTGCAACAGAAGTCGCAACTGAGTTACCATATAAAATTATTATAAAGTAGACTAAAAACATTCCAACATAGGCGAAAAGAAATCCAGTGGTGGCATTTTTTCCCAATATTTCAGTATTTGCCTGAATGTGGACACTCTCAGCTTTATCAACCTTTACCGGGTCAATCCCTTCTTCCAGCAAAATAATGTTTCGGTTATATCTTGATAATTCAGCAGAAATAATGCTGGTGCTTCTGTCATACATGGATAAGTCATTTGCAATAAGTATATAACTCGTTATTGATGTAATTAAAATACCTTTTTCAATTTCTCCACTTTCTACTGCTTTACGCAATTCCTTTTCATCAAAATAGTATTTCGCAACATTAAAAGGATAAAATGCTTTCAATTCTTCCCGGTCTATTACGTTATTTACAATAGAATAACCATATTCATTATTTCCTGTGATGTTTATTGCATTATATTCTTCTGTCTTATTTTCTTCTATTATTTCCTGTTCTGTATTCCTCTCTGATACTTTATTATCAAACATAGAAATAATAGTTGGAATAAAAGTCCCAATCAGAATTATAACCAGAATAATTAACGTTGTGATCCTTACGGCTTTTTCTTTTAGTTTATTGCAAAGTTCAAATGCAAATACCACTTTCATGTCCTTCATCATATTTTCCCCCCTTCAGGCCCTTCTTCCTGATTATAAGAAGTATCCCCGCTTTCAAGGCGTATAAATATCTCTTCCAAGCTAGGTTCATAGAAACTAAACAGTTCAATCGGAAGATTGAGGTAAATGATATCTGACAAAACCTGGTTAGCAGTTTTATCCCTTAAACACTCAACTATCAGCGAATGCCTGTCTTTATCCACTTTAACATCGGATAATCTGGATATTTCTCTTTGAGACTCTTCAAGAGATAAATCCGATATTCTTATTCGCAGTTTGTTCTTGCCAAGTTTTCTCTTAATATCTCTTAAATTGTCACTTAGAATAATCCTTCCGTTCTGTATAAATGTCACGTCATCACAAAATTCTTCAACATGACCCATTTGATGGCTGGAAAAGATTACAATCCTGTTCTTGGTAATAAATTCACGGATTAAATCCTTTAAAACTTGAGCATTAACAGGATCAAGTCCGCTGAAGGGTTCATCAAGAATGAGTATATCTGGATCATCAATAACTGCCTGTAATATTTGAATTTTTTGCTGATTGCCTTTAGATAAAGTATCCAATGTTTTCTTTGCATATTCTAGCAGATCTACACGTTCTAGCCATTGGATAGCTGATTTTTTTGCGTCAGCCTTAGACATATGCTTAAGCTGTCCGAAGTATACCAACTGATCAAGAATTGATATTTTAGCATACATTCCTCTTTCTTCAGGCAAATACCCTATTTTATAATCCTTTCTATTAAAAGGTTTTCCGTCAAGAATTAATTCTCCCGAATCAGGTTCAAACACATTCATCAAAACCCTTATTGTTGTGGTTTTTCCGGCACCATTTCTGCCAAGAAACCCCATTGCCCTGCCGCTTTCCACCTTAAAGGATACATTATGAAGAATTTGTTTTCCTGAAAAACTTTTGTTAATATTGCATACTTCTAATCTCATATAATACCTCACGCTTTACTATTAAAATATTTATTTTTTTATTAATCTATAAAGAACATTTCCTTTTTAAATTCAATTCTCCAGCATAAGGATAAAAAGATAATTTTAGCTCTTACAAAATATATAAAATTGTATCATTTTAGCCAGTTATATACAAGGTACATGGAAAGATCTGTCCAGAATAATAAACTATATGAGACCATTGAAAATATCTTAGTTAAAATCAGGATACAATTTAAGTTAATTCGTTGCGGTAGCTTTCTTAAGGCATATGCTCCAAGCTAGCACAACAGTCTACTTTAATACATTTGGTATAGGACAATACCAACATATATTGCAAATACGTAATAAGGTTGATAAAATTGAATTTAAGCTGTGTAAATACTAGTGTTTGAAACATGCTACAAATATTTATAATCAGCTTTTTTCCGTTGTATAACTTACGATTTGCAAATCTTCTTTAACTTTTTCAAATCGTAAATTATATATAATAAATTTTGTATTTTGAGTTTGATAACTTAAATAGCTTAATATTGGGAGCGATGAAGATGAATTCTCTGACAGAAAAAATATTAAAGTATATACCGGTTCTAGATACTGTGAAGTCTTATAAAAAAGAATACATAAAAAAAGATACAATTTCTGCATTGACAGTAGCTGTACTGGCAATACCACAGTCTATGGCATATGCTATTATTGCAGGAGTAAATCCGGTATATGGACTATACACTGCAATTGTTACCAGTATATTCGGGTCAGCATTCGGAAGCTCAAGCCATCTCATAACCGGACCTACCAACGCCATTTCTTTATTAATAGCTAGTAATATGAAAAATTATATGGGCAGGGAAAACGCCTATGAAATGCTATTTATGATGACTTTCATAGTAGGTATAATACAAATCCTGTTTGGGATAATAAAACTGGGAAAGGTAATCAATTATGTTTAACATGCTGTAATTGTAGGTTTCACAGCAGGTGCGGGAGTATTAATAGCCTTAGGACAGTTAAATCAAATTTTGGGCATCAGTATCAAAAATTCTGCCCAGATGACCACGATGGAAAAGGTATTTTATGTACTTGGCAATATTGGAAGTACAAACATGTTTTCACTTGGGTTGGGAGTACTTACCATACTAGTAGTAATAGCATGTAAAAAATGGAATAAAAACCTTCCCGGCGCATTAATCGGTATTATGCTTTCCATTGTTATTGTTGTGCTGTTTGACCTTGATAAAGCAGGTGTAAAATTAACAGGAGATATTCCTTCCTCACTGCCTCCCTTTAAGTTGTTCAATCTAGATATAAATTCTGCAAGGGAGTTGCTCAGCGGTGCTCTTGCTATTGCGATTATCGGCCTGGTAGAAGCAATTTCTATTGCCAAATCCATTTCAAGTACATCTCGAGAGAAGATTAATCCCAACCAGGAGTTTATCGGACAGGGAATTGCTAATGTGGCAGGATCTTTTTTTCAATGTTTCGCCAGTTCGGGATCTTTTACCCGTTCTGCAGTAAATTATTACAGCGGAGCAGCCACCAGATTTTCAGGAATCCTGTCAGGTGTAATTGTAGCAATAATACTGTTCTTCTTCGCTCCTTATGCAAAATATATACCGATGCCCAGCCTTGCCGGGGTCATTATGACTATTGCCTACAGCATGGTAAATAAGAAGGAAATGCGAAAAGTATATAAGGTGGGAAAATCAGATTCTGTTGTAATGTGGCTTACCTTTGGAGCAACTGTACTGATGCCTGACCTCGACTGGGCCATATATATGGGTATTATTATATCTATAGCACTTTATCTTAGGGATACCAACAAGGTTCCGGTAAAAATTCTGGTGCCTTCTACAGAAGCAGGAGGCTATTTTAGAGAACGGGAGATTGATACCGTAAAAACAAAAGAAGATATACTAATTGTACAGATAGAAGGCAACCTTTATTTCGGTTCTGCTTATGATCTGGAGCACAAACTGGAGACACTGGTTGACAAGGCAAGGGTTTTCATTCTTAGGATGAAAAGTGTTACAATGATTGATATAACATCCTTAGATACACTCAAGGTATTTATACGGCGTATAAAGGAGAACGGAGGAACAGTCCTGGTATGCGGTGTAAGCACCGGACTTAATTCCATGCTGCTAAACTCCGAACTAACAGATGAAATTGGAGAAGAGAATATATTCATGTTTGAAAATG
The nucleotide sequence above comes from Clostridiaceae bacterium. Encoded proteins:
- a CDS encoding EamA family transporter, translated to MVFLLALFGMVCWGIAPIFAKLALRNVNSVTGLTIRTLFAACVILIWSTFSGNFPDIKNININGWLCIAIEAVLATLIGDLAYFAAVKRGEVSLVTIIMSSSPLVTLVFAAIFLGEKITFIRLMGAVLVILGIIMII
- a CDS encoding glycosyltransferase family 2 protein, whose translation is MAEFLKYLNLLISVLILCFYSYQFVFVCIRLLKKMPEFRTQKMHKYAVVVPARNESKVIGDLLKSIHSQDYPKELLDIFVIADNCTDNTAEVARRYGAIVFERYDEEKIGKGYALEFAFKKIKEYYGIDHYEGYLVFDADNILDANFVKEINKVFDAGYSVVTSYRNSKNYGYNWISAGYALWFLRESKYLNGARMICRTSCTISGTGFLVSSEIIKKDGGWKYHLMTEDIEFTVDKVLHGEVIGYCEKAILYDEQPIDLKTSWNQRIRWTKGFYQIVQNYGMKLLRGCWSDKGFQCFDMLATVFPAILFLLVLLTINILAVIYGLINFHYEVVVTALSETCSIIYKVYLSLLFFGLITLITEWKQIHCDRHKKILYLFPFPFFIFTYVPIAIAALAKKVTWVQIPHTFTEQVTR
- a CDS encoding ABC transporter permease, with translation MMKDMKVVFAFELCNKLKEKAVRITTLIILVIILIGTFIPTIISMFDNKVSERNTEQEIIEENKTEEYNAINITGNNEYGYSIVNNVIDREELKAFYPFNVAKYYFDEKELRKAVESGEIEKGILITSITSYILIANDLSMYDRSTSIISAELSRYNRNIILLEEGIDPVKVDKAESVHIQANTEILGKNATTGFLFAYVGMFLVYFIIILYGNSVATSVAREKNDRTMELLITNTSSKNLIWGKVLASTVVSIGQLLLMILTAGFGIALNQNNYPEFLIRAIQEGMSLGAIFVFIIFALFGTLMYYFLYASVGALVSKVEEVNSSMTPIQFVFIAAFLLCSISLNMPDSLLMKVISIVPFTSPMAMFIRYTMTTVPLTDLIVAIILLLITLYFMAYLAIRIYRMGTLNYGNKIGFFKAVKSVFRNAQ
- a CDS encoding LysM peptidoglycan-binding domain-containing protein, which translates into the protein METLMRGSTGPNVKLIQSLLNRIGYNSGPVDGFFGSMTEQAVIRFQRDNDLVADGIVGPATWNVFERLLRGYDVYTIRRGDTVYNIAARYYTTINAILTANPGLNPLNLSIGQRIIVPYGIDIVFTDIDYTYEILELQIQGLQVRYPFLEIGSIGTSVMGKNLYYIRLGRGPREVSYNGSHHGNEWISTPLLMKFIENFSKAYSVGGNIRGYNIPNIFNSSSIYIVPMVNPDGVNMVTYWPNYPSPVYEQAAQLNNTGLPLPRVWKANIRGVDLNLNYPAEWEREKQLQLEQGINSPRPRDYGGEAPLSEPESLAMYNFTRNHNFRLVIAYHTQGEVIYWQFLDLAPPEALTIANIFSRASGYTVVDIAGEAAYAGYKDWFIQDFRRPGYTIELGRGVNPLPISQFNSIYEKNEEIMLLAPII
- a CDS encoding aminotransferase class I/II-fold pyridoxal phosphate-dependent enzyme, which produces MDQNKTPLFDAIKRYVSNNIIPFHVPGHKHGRGLTEFRDYVGEVVLHMDVNGMEDLDYANNPTGVIFEAEKLMAQAYGAKDAFFLVNGTTSGVQTMIMSACEPGNKIIIPRNAHKSIIGGVILSGAIPVFVQPEINKNLGIAMGVPVENIKSAINKNPHSKAVLIINPTYYGVVSDIKSIISIAHMHKMVVLADEAHGAHMPFHSGFPVSAIEAGADLSAISMHKTAGSLTQSSALLLNSNIISRDRVRQVLNLTYTSSASYLLMCSLDAARKQMVMRGKELLENALQLARWSRNQLNNIEGIYAFGKEITGTPGCFDFDETKLGINVRNLGYTGYQIESILRKQYNIQVEMSDLYNILALITIGDRKEDVEALVNAFKDISLKSKIKELKNSTIIPPNPEMIVSPRDAFYSNKKVVSLEAAEGEIAGEMIMAYPPGIPVICLGERITKDIIDYIKILKEEKCQLQGTADPFVEHISVLGTKEGDLNNHNNAKNDQYSTH
- a CDS encoding MFS transporter → MKKSFRLFLLAYSLSNFGDTLRVVAVTILIFNITGSGLSAGLSVFYSLIPGIMLSRFAGKLGDIFHPKYVLVIVELIRSIVVILFISFNDISVIFILLVILATLDVIYNPSFRKICVNLAGKDKVLRGNSLLSGVSGLTNILGSLLSVIIISTCGSDCIFLINSILHALSAAIIILLNTGPAYGYRTHYKLIQRDNKLFHSMNKKGIMQKIAFGNILESLGNCSNINVIKEIFLINVIISFCIISINMAFYPFAFDVLKVTEKGWSLIMSIFYTANILAMIISITFTKKIKKIYMLFVYVFLFIVSVIWFTYSILDNIVIILLLQLVEGISLSLCGILLLSKLQISIEPQYLSRITGLSDYINNMGKLAGTVYAYIIIKYYSVKHVFVFSSFIILSYVLFKTAISGWSHFYPVKNNIYKGKYIEVYKKVRKYRKNKIWIGD
- a CDS encoding diaminopimelate dehydrogenase, translated to MIRIGIVGYGNLGRGVELAIKQNPDMELVAIFTRRDPEKITPLDPSVNVFHISEAEKMKDKIDVMILCGGSATDLPEQGPRFARLFNTVDSYDNHSRIPEYFDMIQQAADTGGKIGIISIGWDPGLFSINRLISQAVLPHGSIYTFWGRGVSQGHSDAIRRVKGVKSGIQYTIPVQEAIERVRNGENPELSAREKHIRDCYVVAEEGADKAAIEKEIKNMPGYFADYDTRVTFISEEELKQNHSSMPHGGFVICSGVTGDRNKQIIEFSLKLDSNPEFTSSVLVAYARAAYRLNKEGQTGARTVFDIPLGYLSIKSAEQLRKELL
- a CDS encoding ATP-binding cassette domain-containing protein, giving the protein MRLEVCNINKSFSGKQILHNVSFKVESGRAMGFLGRNGAGKTTTIRVLMNVFEPDSGELILDGKPFNRKDYKIGYLPEERGMYAKISILDQLVYFGQLKHMSKADAKKSAIQWLERVDLLEYAKKTLDTLSKGNQQKIQILQAVIDDPDILILDEPFSGLDPVNAQVLKDLIREFITKNRIVIFSSHQMGHVEEFCDDVTFIQNGRIILSDNLRDIKRKLGKNKLRIRISDLSLEESQREISRLSDVKVDKDRHSLIVECLRDKTANQVLSDIIYLNLPIELFSFYEPSLEEIFIRLESGDTSYNQEEGPEGGKI